A section of the Humulus lupulus chromosome 2, drHumLupu1.1, whole genome shotgun sequence genome encodes:
- the LOC133816307 gene encoding uncharacterized protein LOC133816307: MYRLLPQINTQICVLPESQSTSPTSEDHRNEFLSEAIFAGDSFWDLEAAFGRVNGVFETATGYCGGTAKNPSHAEVIEGGTGHAEAVKVTYDKTKIPYKSLCDMFWETHDSTNRNYLNFGLIGKHHRSAIFYKNEEERKPGQESKIRKQMKLNKRIVTKIIHLNNDSEFFLAENRNQKYYLQQRHWLCQSLGLRSTDHFVQSNIACKLNGILAMEGKEIIDRLRILLKTQDLPKESKSACEEIILELESNADDFEDPRAV; this comes from the exons ATGTATAGATTACTTCCTCAAATAAACACTCAGATTTGTGTTTTACCTGAATCCCAATCAACGTCCCCAACATCTGAAGATCATCGTAATGAGTTTTTAAGTGAAGCAATCTTCGCTGGAG ATAGCTTCTGGGATCTTGAAGCTGCATTTGGACGTGTAAATGGAGTTTTTGAAACGGCTACCGGATATTGTGGAGGTACTGCAAAAAACCCTTCACACGCAGAG GTAATTGAAGGAGGAACTGGCCATGCTGAGGCTGTGAAAGTCACATATGACAAGACAAAAATACCGTACAAATCTCTGTGTGACATGTTCTGGGAAACTCATGATTCAACCAACAGAAATTACCTC AACTTTGGATTAATAGGAAAGCACCACAGATCTGCCATATTTTACAAGAATGAGGAAGAGAGGAAGCCAGGTCAGGAATCAAAGATTAGAAAGCAAATGAAGCTGAACAAGAGGATTGTCACCAAAATCATTCATCTGAATAATGATTCCGAGTTTTTTCTAGCAGAAAATAGGAATCAGAAGTATTATTTGCAGCAAAGGCATTGGCTTTGCCAGAGCTTGGGCCTGAGAAGCACTGACCATTTCGTTCAGTCAAACATTGCTTGCAAACTCAATGG AATCTTAGCTATGGAAGGAAAAGAAATCATAGATAGATTGAGGATATTATTGAAAACCCAGGACCTGCCAAAGGAGAGTAAGTCAGCATGTGAAGAGATTATCTTGGAATTAGAATCAAATGCAGATGATTTTGAAGATCCACGAGCCGTATAG